Proteins encoded by one window of Zonotrichia leucophrys gambelii isolate GWCS_2022_RI unplaced genomic scaffold, RI_Zleu_2.0 Scaffold_913_19498, whole genome shotgun sequence:
- the LOC135442050 gene encoding olfactory receptor 14C36-like — protein MSNSSSIRHFLLLALADTRQLQLLHFCLLLGISLAALLGNGLIISTVACGHHLHTPMFFFLLNLALTDLGSICTTVPKAMHNSLWDTRTISYTGCVAQVFLTVFFIAAEFSFLTIMCYDRYVSICKPLHYGTLLGSRACAHMAAAAWASALLYSLLHTANTFSLPLCHGNALGQFFCEIPQILKLSCSKSYLREFGLLVFSISLSFVFFVFIVFSYVQIVMAVLRIPSEQGRHKAFSTCLPHLAVLSLFLSTATFAHLKPPSISSPSLDLALSVLYSVVPPALNPLIYSLRNQELKAAVWRLMTGWFQEH, from the coding sequence atgtccaacagcagctccatcaggcacttcctcctgctggcactggcagacacgcgacagctgcagctcctgcacttctgcctcttgctgggcatctccctggctgccctcctgggcaacggcctcatcatcagcaccgtagcctgcggccaccacctgcacacgcccatgttcttcttcctgctcaacctggccctcactgacctgggatccatctgcaccactgtccccaaagccatgcacaattccctctgggacaccaggaccatctcctacacaggatgtgtTGCACAGGTCTTTCTGACTGTATTTTTCATTGCAGCAGAGTTTTCTTTTCTCaccatcatgtgctatgaccgctacgtgtccatctgcaaacccctgcactatgggaccctcctgggcagcagagcttgtgcccacatggcagcagctgcctgggccagtgccttgctctattcactgctgcacacagccaatacattttccctgcctctgtgccatggcaatgccctgggccagttcttctgtgaaatcccacagatcctcaagctctcctgctccaagtCTTATCTCAGGGAATTTGGGCTCCTTGTATTTTCCATCTCTTTatcatttgttttttttgtgttcattgttttctcctatgtgcagatcgtcatggctgtgctgaggatcccctctgagcagggacggcacaaagccttttccacctgcctccctcacctggctgtgctctccctATTCCTCAGCACTGCAACATTTGCTCACCTGAAgcctccctccatctcctccccatccctggatctggccctgtcagttctgtactcggtggtgcctccagccctgaaccccctcatctacagcctgaggaaccaggagctcaaggctgcagtgtggagactgatgactggatggtttcaggaacattaa